The following are from one region of the Scyliorhinus canicula chromosome 26, sScyCan1.1, whole genome shotgun sequence genome:
- the LOC119957464 gene encoding deoxyguanosine kinase, mitochondrial-like isoform X2 translates to MLLRIPEIRKLPGFQWREISDLSSTQQSVGNLLQMLYQDPHRWSYTFQSYSCMSRIKAHLAPVSPKLQNAEQPVQIFERSVYSDRYIFASNLYELGCLNETEWTIYQDWHTYLLNQFGSRIALEGIVYLQASPEKCLERLRQRGRDEEKEIQLGYLEQLHSRHEDWLVKHCTELHFEHLKNIPVLILDVNEDFEDDKSRREELFKQVKNFVNNLKLEK, encoded by the exons GATCTGTCGTCCACACAGCAGAGTGTTGGTAACCTACTTCAGATGCTTTATCAGGACCCCCACCGATGGTCTTACACCTTTCAATCATACTCCTGCATGAGCCGTATCAAGGCCCATTTGGCACCAGTATCCCCAAAACTACAAAATGCGGAACAACCAGTGCAGATATTCGAAAGATCAGTCTATAGTGATAG GTATATATTTGCTTCCAATCTATATGAATTGGGTTGCTTGAATGAGACTGAATGGAcgatctaccaggactggcaCACGTACCTTCTGAATCAATTTGGCAGCCGAATAGCATTGGAAGGAATCGTCTACCTTCAGGCATCTCCTGAG AAATGTTTAGAAAGATTAAGACAAAGGGGGAGAGATGAAGAAAAAGAAATTCAATTGGGCTACCTGGAACAGCTGCATTCACGACATGAAGACTGGCTTGTGAAACACTGCACCGA ACTGCACTTTGAACATTTGAAGAACATCCCAGTGTTGATATTGGATGTCAATGAAGATTTTGAAGATGATAAATCAAGACGAGAAGAACTTTTCAAACAA GTGAAGAACTTTGTGAATAATCTGAAGTTGGAAAAATGA